Genomic window (Rossellomorea aquimaris):
TGGTCGTTACAGAATCTGCCGGGTCCTGGATTACAGATAAGGATGGTCAAAGATTTCTGGATGGCATGGCTGGGCTATGGTGTGTAAACGTAGGATATGGTCGACAGGAATTAGCAGAGGCAGCCTATCTTCAGCTTAAAAAAATGGCTTACTTCCCACTAACACAAAGTCATGAGCCGGCTATTGAGCTTGCAGAGAAATTAAATCAATTACTTGGGGATGACTATGTCATTTTCTTTTCCAACAGTGGATCAGAAGCCAATGAAACCGCCTTTAAGATTGCCAGGCAGTATCACCAGCAAAAAGGGGAACACGGACGATATAAAATTTTCTCCAGATATAGAGGGTATCACGGAAATTCCATGGGGGCCCTGGCCGCAACGGGTCAGGCTCAGCGGAAATATAAGTATGAGCCGTTAGCTCCTGGGTTTATCCATATCGCTCCACCTGATAGCTATCGCGATGAAACCTCCGGGGGGAATCCACATGATCTTCCTGGAGTAAAGGCAATTGATCAAGCCATGACTTGGGAATTAAGTGAAACAGTGGCTGCGTTGATCATGGAACCGATCATCACAGGAGGTGGGATTCTCGTTCCACAAGATGAATATATGAAAGCTGCGAAAGAAGTTTGTGAGAAGCATGGAGCACTTATGATTGTCGATGAAGTGATTTGTGGCTTTGGACGTACAGGCAAGCCATTTGGTTTCATGAATTATGATGTGAAGCCGGATATCATCACAATGGCAAAAGGGATTACCAGTGCGTATCTTCCGCTGTCAGCAACAGCCGTAAAGCGTGAGATATATGAGGCTTTTAAAGGATCTGAGGAATATGATTACTTACGCCACATTAATACATTCGGTGGAAACCCTGCAGCATGCGCCCTTGCTTTGAAAAACATTGAAATCATGGAGGGTGAGAAGCTTTTTGAACGATCCGCTGATCTAGGTGAAAAAGCATTGAACACGCTGAAGAATCATTTGCAAGATCATCAAAATGTTGGAGATGTCCGAGGAAAGGGTCTGTTAGTTGGAATTGAAATGGTAAGTGATAAGGAAACAAAAGAACCATTAGACGTATCGAAAGTCAATGAGGTGATTGGATACTGTAAGCAAAAAGGGGTAATCATAGGGAAAAATGGGGCAACAGTCGCTGGTTACAATAATGTGCTTACTTTATCACCACCATTAAACATAGAAGAGGAGGATCTGGATCTGTTATTATCCACGGTGATGGATGGTATCAAGCAACTTCAATAATAATGACTGGGAAAACACCTGTTTGCAGGTGTTTTCCATTTTCTTAGCGAATTGAATTTTATGGTAAAATAATCGAGTAGGAATCAAGGGGGAGGGGATGAGCATCATTTTCAAAGGGATTGATCATATTCAGTTTGCTGCTCCAAAAGGCTGTGAAGAGGAAGCTAGAAAGTTCTTTGGTGAAATTCTTGGTCTGAACGAAATACCGAAACCTGAAAATCTTCAAGGTAGGGGCGGCTGTTGGTTTCAATATGGACCCCAAGAAATTCATGTAGGGGTACAAAATGATTTCGTACCAGCAACAAAAGCACACCCGGGTCTACTTGTTACAGATTTAGCTGCACTTCGGCATACCCTAATGGAGAAAGGTATCAGGATAAAGGAAGATACACCGATTAAAGGTAGAAATCGCTTTTTTGTCTCAGATCCATTTGGAAATCGAATTGAATTTTTAGAACACCAATAATAATGAATGCACCTCATAAATTTAGAGGTGCATTTTCATTCAGAACACTATTCTTGAATAGATTTATCCACATCTTTCTCCTTAGATAATTCTTGTGAAGCGCTAGGCACTTTTCTTTTTTCCACATTGATAAGATCGGAAGAATAAATCGAAGTGATAACTTGCCCGCCAATTACTTTTGCACGGATGAGAAGCGGCTGGTTATAAGCGTTTCTAAAAGTGAAGTCGGGTCCATACCAGCTAACTGTAGCGTCTCTGCCCAGAGGTACGTAGGGAACCCTCTTTGAATGATGATACCGTTCTAATATTTTTACACCTGCCTGGTCAACCGCATTAAATAAAGTGGATGATACCTGACAAATCCCACCCCCTATATCTTCCGAGAGTTCCCCTTTTACAATCACGGGGGCTTTTTTATACCCCTTTTCTTTCGTTCTTCTTCCTACCACACCATTAAAGGAGAATACTTCTCCAGGGAACACAACTGTATTATTGATTTTCTCTGTCGCTAGAACGATATTTTGAGTCCGTTCCTCATTATGCTTATTGAAATATGTGACGTATCTTCCAATAAGCTGTGTTCGGATGTGCGCAAGGATCTCACTGTCGACTTTGGGATGTAGTGTCATAAGGGGTGCTTTCGTATTGATGGATCCACTAGAAAAGAAGAAGGAATGAACCAGCTCACGAAATTTCCTTTCATTAAGTTTGTAACCGGCTCTTTCTGAAATAATTTGATTATTCTCACTGAGATAAGCATTCTGAGGAGGGGTATAAACCCGTTTTTGTACTTTTGAAACTAATTCATCATATTTATTTTCATCCATTATTGGTTCATCTACCAATGGTATATTTAATGAATTTCGTTCTATAGAAATTGGCGCATGATTTTGAAATTGAATATGTAATTGATCTTGACCATTCATCACAGGAAACAGTAAAAGACCAATTGAACTAAGTTTAATCCAGAGCATGTGAACCCTTCCTTTCGTATGTAGTATCGGTGGAAAAGCCTTATTTCATGTTAAATCCTAATTGCCAAAAATTGATGGTTATGTATTTGCAGTTGTGATTAGAAACTAAGGAAAAAAAAGAGGTCTTTACATGCTTTATTTATTCAGGTTCATGATGGTTATGTCTTTACTTATTGCCTGCAGTGCTAAACCTGCGGGAGCAATGCCTAGTTTTACAGTAGAAATACTTCCGTGGGATCAAGTGAAAGAGATCATTCCTAAACAATCGTATTTTACGATCATTGATGTAGAAACCGGCCATTCTTTCAAGGTACAAAGAAGAGCAGGAAGCAAACATGCGGATGTACAACCAGTTACAAAAAAAGACACGAAAATCATGAAATCCATCTATGGGGGCAAATGGAGTTGGGACCGTCGTGCAATTCTCGTTTTAGTACATGATCAACTAATATCTGCCTCAATGAACGGGATGCCGCACGGAGCAGGTGCTCTCCAAAACAATTTTCCGGGACATTTCTGCGTGCATTTTTATGGAAGTACAA
Coding sequences:
- a CDS encoding aspartate aminotransferase family protein; the encoded protein is MVKAGQSQDVWLRNDEKLIWHSMKPYNPDGTMVVTESAGSWITDKDGQRFLDGMAGLWCVNVGYGRQELAEAAYLQLKKMAYFPLTQSHEPAIELAEKLNQLLGDDYVIFFSNSGSEANETAFKIARQYHQQKGEHGRYKIFSRYRGYHGNSMGALAATGQAQRKYKYEPLAPGFIHIAPPDSYRDETSGGNPHDLPGVKAIDQAMTWELSETVAALIMEPIITGGGILVPQDEYMKAAKEVCEKHGALMIVDEVICGFGRTGKPFGFMNYDVKPDIITMAKGITSAYLPLSATAVKREIYEAFKGSEEYDYLRHINTFGGNPAACALALKNIEIMEGEKLFERSADLGEKALNTLKNHLQDHQNVGDVRGKGLLVGIEMVSDKETKEPLDVSKVNEVIGYCKQKGVIIGKNGATVAGYNNVLTLSPPLNIEEEDLDLLLSTVMDGIKQLQ
- a CDS encoding glyoxalase — protein: MSIIFKGIDHIQFAAPKGCEEEARKFFGEILGLNEIPKPENLQGRGGCWFQYGPQEIHVGVQNDFVPATKAHPGLLVTDLAALRHTLMEKGIRIKEDTPIKGRNRFFVSDPFGNRIEFLEHQ
- a CDS encoding VanW family protein: MLWIKLSSIGLLLFPVMNGQDQLHIQFQNHAPISIERNSLNIPLVDEPIMDENKYDELVSKVQKRVYTPPQNAYLSENNQIISERAGYKLNERKFRELVHSFFFSSGSINTKAPLMTLHPKVDSEILAHIRTQLIGRYVTYFNKHNEERTQNIVLATEKINNTVVFPGEVFSFNGVVGRRTKEKGYKKAPVIVKGELSEDIGGGICQVSSTLFNAVDQAGVKILERYHHSKRVPYVPLGRDATVSWYGPDFTFRNAYNQPLLIRAKVIGGQVITSIYSSDLINVEKRKVPSASQELSKEKDVDKSIQE